A stretch of the Helicoverpa zea isolate HzStark_Cry1AcR chromosome 15, ilHelZeax1.1, whole genome shotgun sequence genome encodes the following:
- the LOC124636979 gene encoding vegetative cell wall protein gp1-like, protein MGKKAPPRWDFRDVSSGIQRIRNFLLGRKYVYHNRFPPLISPRSIPTPDIPRGPDYKLANQAYSNRNVLNSVKPPVVAPVAEGKVPRKPKDGRANKIRVGPKLSSSDAIEFSCPPLIGPIWWFDSHSYYKDVCVSPCGSPASSSPPSPPAPPCPSPCSSSEKKAPCPEESTTLEKPCPVPRSDPCAEKPPCELSPCDPPDDKPPPPPPPPKICDPCKPKSGGRRKRRK, encoded by the exons atgggtAAAAAAGCACCACCGAGATGGGATTTCAGAGATGTCTCTTCAGGGATACAGAGGATACGTAATTTTTTACTTGGTCGCAAATATGTATACCACAATCGTTTTCCGCCATTAATATCACCAAGATCAATTCCTACTCCGGACATTCCTCGAGGGCCGGACTATAAACTCGCTAACCAGGCGTATAGCAACCGCAATGTCCTGAATTCCGTAAAACCACCCGTTGTAGCGCCAGTCGCTGAAGGAAAAGTACCTCGCAAACCTAAAGATGGAAGAGCGAATAAAATAAGAGTCGGTCCTAAGCTCTCTAGCTCAGACGCT ATTGAATTTTCTTGCCCGCCACTCATAGGGCCCATATGGTGGTTTGACTCTCATTCCTATTACAAAGACGTATGTGTATCACCTTGTGGAAGTCCTGCAAGTTCGTCACCTCCTTCCCCTCCTGCGCCTCCTTGCCCATCCCCCTGCTCGAGCTCGGAGAAAAAGGCTCCCTGCCCCGAAGAATCAACTACTCTAGAAAAGCCGTGTCCTGTTCCGAGGTCGGATCCATGTGCTGAAAAGCCACCTTGTGAATTGTCGCCTTGCGATCCTCCGGATGAcaagccgccgccgccgccgccaccaccTAAGATTTGTGATCCGTGCAAACCTAAAAGTGGTGGAAGGAGGAAAAGGAGGAAGTAA
- the LOC124636976 gene encoding uncharacterized protein LOC124636976, which translates to MSQLSEILSIQRSLEESFNQKMDQLGAQIQAAGPAKETVAKIAEEFRTFRELIFNVLGLLRKQIAECVLHIDGLEMRHRRKALIFQGLPEEEKEDCSSMVLGVLSSKLGLKDITAASIKVAHRLGSPSKDHARPILVRFSSSDVKSTVWKTKTRLRGTKISVKEFLTKTRQSIFAKARLHFGMRACWTQDGVIVIKASDGSRHRIVSMDELKPLLEKYPSKSNAA; encoded by the coding sequence ATGTCACAGTTATCAGAAATACTGTCCATACAGAGAAGTCTTGAGGAGAGTTTCAATCAGAAGATGGACCAACTCGGAGCACAAATTCAGGCTGCAGGACCTGCCAAGGAAACTGTAGCTAAAATTGCTGAAGAGTTCCGGACCTTCAGGGAGCTTATCTTCAACGTGTTGGGTTTGCTCAGAAAGCAGATCGCCGAGTGTGTGCTGCATATTGATGGGTTGGAGATGAGGCACCGGCGAAAGGCATTGATTTTCCAAGGGCTTCCTGAGGAAGAGAAAGAGGACTGCTCTTCCATGGTCCTTGGTGTCCTCAGCAGCAAATTGGGTCTGAAGGACATAACAGCGGCCAGTATAAAAGTTGCCCACCGTCTTGGCAGTCCTAGTAAGGATCATGCACGGCCCATTCTGGTGAGGTTTTCTTCTTCAGATGTCAAGTCGACTGTTTGGAAGACTAAGACTAGGTTGAGAGGCACCAAAATCTCAGTCAAGGAGTTCCTGACGAAAACCAGGCAGTCCATCTTCGCGAAGGCACGACTGCACTTCGGTATGCGTGCGTGTTGGACGCAGGATGGCGTGATCGTCATTAAGGCATCGGATGGCAGTCGCCACAGGATTGTGTCGATGGACGAGCTAAAGCCTCTCCTGGAGAAGTACCCTTCGAAATCGAATGCTGCATAA